The Microcebus murinus isolate Inina chromosome 4, M.murinus_Inina_mat1.0, whole genome shotgun sequence genome has a segment encoding these proteins:
- the SYT8 gene encoding LOW QUALITY PROTEIN: synaptotagmin-8 (The sequence of the model RefSeq protein was modified relative to this genomic sequence to represent the inferred CDS: deleted 2 bases in 1 codon) encodes MHPWPPRSASRPADGAVGRALGPSPQVTPPPWPSRQAGKMGHPADAHSTPAPAGTTAGPGLVPDLVARTPWPHWALAAVTLAAGVLVASCILCAICRCCHRRRRREGAREKEAVGLGRAHSTTTPCPVQPDVDTLGCGPGEPQQWGRLQLALEYDRGSQEIRVRLKQAADLKAAGTADPYARVSVSTQPGRWHETKVHRGVLCPEFEETCCFLVPPAELPGATLQVQLLDFKRFSGHEPLGALSLALGTEDLQHVLERWFQLGPPGTAQPELLGELCVSLRYVPGAGRLCVAVLEARGLRPGPTELYVKVQLMLGQRRWKKRRTSARKGSASPYFNEAFTFLLPVSQVQSADLVLAVWARGPQLRAEPVGKVLLGAHASGQPLQHWADALAHARRPVAQWHRLQPAGEVDRTLAPQPRLRLPLPHS; translated from the exons ATGCACCCCTGGCCACCCCGGTCTGCCTCCCGCCCAGCGGacggggcagtgggcagggccctggggccaTCCCCCCAGGTGACCCCGCCTCCCTGGCCGTCCCGGCAGGCAGGGAAGATGGGGCACCCAGCCGACGCCCACAGCACCCCGGCCCCGGCTGGCACTACGGCGGGGCCTGGGCTCGTTCCGGACCTTGTTGCCAGGACGCCCT GGCCCCACTGGGCACTCGCCGCCGTCACCCTTGCCGCTGGAGTCCTTGTTGCCTCCTGCATCCTCTGTGCCATCTGCCGCTgctgccaccgccgccgccggCGC GAAGGAGCCAGAGAGAAGGAGGCGGTGGGCCTGGGCCGTGCACACAGCACCACCACCCCGTGCCCG gtgcaGCCGGATGTGGACACCCTGGGGTGCGGTCCTGGGGAGCCCCAGCAGTGGGGGCGCCTGCAGCTGGCCCTGGAGTATGACCGTGGGAGCCAGGAG ATCAGGgtgaggctgaagcaggcggCTGACCTGAAGGCGGCGGGCACGGCGGACCCCTACGCCCGCGTGAGTGTCTCCACCCAGCCCGGGCGCTGGCATGAGACGAAGGTACACCGCGGCGTGCTCTGCCCCGAGTTCGAGGAAACCTGCTGCTTCCTG GTCCCGCCGGCGGAGCTGCCCGGGGCCACCCTGCAGGTGCAGCTGCTGGACTTCAAGCGCTTCTCCGGGCACGAGCCCCTGGGCGCGCTCAGCCTGGCCCTGGGCACCGAGGACCTGCAGCACGTCCTGGAGCGCTGGTTCCAGCTGGGCCCGCCGGGCACCGCCCAG CCCGAGCTTTTGGGGGAGCTGTGCGTGTCTCTGCGGTACGTGCCCGGCGCGGGCCGGCTGTGCGTGGCGGTGCTGGAGGCCCGGGGCCTGCGTCCGGGGCCGACAG AGCTCTACGTGAAGGTCCAGCTCATGCTGGGCCAGAGGAGGTGGAAGAAGAGGAGGACGTCTGCCAGGAAGGGCTCTGCCAGCCCCTACTTCAACGAGGCCTTCACCTTCCTCCTGCCCGTCAGCCAGGTCCAG AGTGCGGACCTGGTGCTGGCTGTCTGGGCCCGGGGCCCGCAGCTCCGTGCCGAGCCCGTGGGCAAGGTGCTGCTGGGTGCCCACGCCTCCGGGCAGCCCCTGCAGCACTGGGCAGACGCGCTGGCCCACGCACGGCGGCCCGTGGCCCAGTGGCACCGCCTGCAGCCCGCCGGGGAGGTGGACCGCACGCTGGCCCCGCAGCCCCGCCTGCGCCTGCCCCTGCCTCACTCCTGA
- the TNNI2 gene encoding troponin I, fast skeletal muscle: MEGAGWGSPGRALTLPSPPALQKRNRAITARRQHLKSVMLQIAATELEKEESRREAEKENYLAEHCPPLHIPGSMAEVQELCKQLHAKIDVAEEERYDMEVKVQKSGKELEDMNQKLFDLRGKFKRPPLRRVRMSADAMLKALLGSKHKVCMDLRANLKQVKKEDTEKERDLRDVGDWRKNIEEKSGMEGRKKMFESES; the protein is encoded by the exons ATGGAGGGTGCGGGGTGGGGGTCCCCCGGCCGCGCCCTGACTCTGCCCTCCCCCCCCGCCCTGCAGAAGCGCAACAGGGCCATCACGGCCCGCCGGCAGCACCTCAAG AGCGTGATGCTGCAGATCGCGGCCACGGagctggagaaggaggagagCCGCCGCGAGGCCGAGAAGGAGAACTACCTGGCGGAGCACTGCCCGCCGCTGCACATCCCCGGCTCCATGGCCGAGGTGCAG GAGCTCTGCAAACAGCTGCACGCCAAGATCGACGTGGCCGAGGAGGAGAGGTACGACATGGAGGTCAAAGTGCAGAAGAGTGGCAAGGAg CTGGAGGACATGAACCAGAAGCTGTTTGACCTGCGCGGCAAGTTCAAGCGGCCGCCGCTGCGCCGGGTGCGCATGTCGGCCGACGCCATGCTCAAGGCCCTGCTGGGCTCCAAGCACAAGGTGTGCATGGACCTGCGGGCCAACCTGAAGCAGGTCAAGAAGGAGGACACGGAGAAG GAGCGGGACCTGCGTGACGTGGGCGACTGGAGGAAGAACATCGAGGAGAAGTCGGGCATGGAGGGCAGGAAGAAGATGTTCGAGTCCGAGTCCtag